Proteins from one Candidatus Eisenbacteria bacterium genomic window:
- a CDS encoding ABC transporter permease, translating to MSATSSRRNFGIAQWWDAIRRDRKAGMGAAVLAVFAFIAVLGPLLVGDPQALVGIPLQAPSLHHLLGTTGQGQDVLAQLIVGTRVSLLIGFGVGLAVVLIGAMVGVTAGFYGGRIDALLSLLFNVFLVIPGLPLAIVIAAYLPTGSFTLALVLIIAGWAWNARVIRAQTLSLRRRDFVAAAIVTGESDFRIILSEILPTMTSLLVAQVIGSTIYAIGAQVGLEFLGLGDVSAVTWGTNLYWAQNDSALLTGAWWTFAPTGFCVALVGFGLSMLNSGFDEISNPRLQLERAWREHLNRRGLKTARSTPVVRSHD from the coding sequence ATGAGCGCGACCTCGAGCCGCCGGAACTTTGGGATCGCGCAGTGGTGGGATGCGATCCGGCGCGACCGCAAGGCGGGCATGGGCGCTGCGGTGCTTGCGGTGTTCGCCTTCATCGCCGTGCTCGGCCCGCTGCTCGTCGGCGACCCGCAGGCGCTCGTGGGCATCCCGTTGCAGGCGCCTTCGCTTCATCACCTGCTCGGCACCACGGGGCAGGGCCAGGATGTTCTGGCGCAGCTCATCGTGGGCACTCGCGTGTCGTTGCTGATCGGGTTTGGGGTGGGCCTCGCCGTGGTGCTGATCGGAGCCATGGTGGGCGTGACGGCGGGGTTCTATGGCGGTCGCATCGATGCACTGCTCTCCCTCCTCTTCAACGTCTTCCTGGTGATTCCGGGATTGCCGCTCGCGATCGTGATCGCCGCCTATCTACCGACCGGCTCGTTTACGCTCGCGCTCGTACTGATCATCGCGGGCTGGGCGTGGAACGCGAGGGTGATTCGGGCGCAAACGCTGAGCCTGCGCCGGCGCGATTTCGTCGCCGCGGCGATCGTCACCGGCGAGTCGGATTTCCGCATCATCTTGAGTGAGATCCTGCCCACTATGACCTCGTTGCTCGTCGCCCAGGTGATCGGCAGCACGATCTACGCGATCGGAGCGCAGGTCGGGCTCGAATTCCTCGGGCTCGGCGACGTGTCGGCCGTGACCTGGGGAACGAATCTCTATTGGGCGCAGAACGACTCCGCGCTCTTGACCGGCGCCTGGTGGACGTTTGCACCCACCGGGTTTTGCGTGGCGCTCGTGGGTTTCGGCCTCAGTATGTTGAACTCCGGATTCGACGAAATCTCCAACCCACGGCTCCAACTGGAGCGCGCCTGGCGTGAACATCTCAATCGCCGCGGACTGAAGACTGCGCGATCCACCCCGGTGGTGCGATCCCATGACTGA
- a CDS encoding ABC transporter permease produces MRFLLRRLGFYAVAAWVALTLNFFLPRLMPGDPATALFARFRGRLAPEALEALRETFGLTQAPLWKQYLTYISHALRGDFGISVAYFPAPVAHVIGTGLLWTIFLAGTAVLVSFVIGTMLGVAAAWWRRGWVDTWMPSALVFLGALPYFWLAMVALYVLGFTLGWFPLGHAYSDDLKPSFTLTFLADVAAHAVLPVGSIVIASLGGWLLSMRNTMITVLGSDYVNLARAKGLPPARVVLRYAARNALLPSVTSFGMAIGFVLGGALLTEIVFSYPGQGYVLVQAVRNQDYPLMQGIFLVITFAVLGANWLVDLVCLWLDPRIRDSAS; encoded by the coding sequence ATGAGATTCCTGCTCCGGCGCCTCGGATTTTACGCGGTGGCGGCATGGGTGGCGCTGACGCTCAATTTCTTTCTGCCACGGCTCATGCCGGGTGACCCCGCGACCGCGTTGTTCGCGCGTTTCCGCGGGCGGCTCGCGCCGGAAGCGCTGGAGGCCTTGCGGGAGACATTCGGCCTGACGCAGGCGCCGCTGTGGAAGCAATACCTCACCTACATTAGCCACGCGCTCCGCGGGGACTTCGGCATCTCGGTGGCCTACTTCCCGGCGCCCGTTGCCCACGTCATCGGTACGGGGCTCTTGTGGACGATTTTTCTCGCCGGCACCGCGGTGCTGGTGAGTTTCGTCATCGGCACAATGTTGGGGGTCGCCGCCGCGTGGTGGCGGCGCGGGTGGGTCGACACCTGGATGCCCTCGGCGCTGGTGTTCCTCGGCGCCCTGCCCTACTTCTGGCTGGCAATGGTTGCGCTCTACGTGCTCGGCTTCACGCTCGGTTGGTTCCCGCTCGGGCATGCGTACTCCGACGACTTGAAACCCAGCTTCACGCTCACGTTTCTCGCCGATGTCGCCGCCCATGCGGTGTTGCCGGTCGGTTCGATCGTGATCGCGAGCCTCGGCGGTTGGCTGCTCTCGATGCGCAACACCATGATCACGGTGCTCGGCTCCGACTACGTGAACCTCGCCCGCGCGAAAGGGCTGCCTCCCGCGCGCGTCGTGCTGCGCTATGCCGCGCGCAACGCGCTGCTTCCAAGCGTCACCAGTTTTGGCATGGCGATCGGCTTCGTGCTGGGTGGCGCGCTTCTCACCGAGATCGTATTCTCATATCCGGGCCAGGGTTACGTACTGGTGCAAGCGGTTCGCAACCAGGATTACCCGCTCATGCAGGGCATCTTCCTGGTAATCACGTTCGCGGTGCTCGGCGCCAACTGGCTGGTGGATCTCGTGTGTCTGTGGCTCGATCCACGCATCCGGGATTCAGCATCATGA
- a CDS encoding ABC transporter substrate-binding protein, with protein sequence MAPRAVRVVVVLATAAALAFAIAGCARRREAPPSGVLVVSQEQQGSWVRNFNPLTTATAARWPTMAGIYEPLFVFNSVKGTSVPWLATAREWREGNRVFRVTMRAGVRWSDGQAFTARDVAFTFGLLKRFPALDRRGVWGFLESVKAVDEHTVDFRFKRIFIPGADEIVAQQIVPEHDWSSVKDPVSFANEHPVATGPFTVVKTFENQVYELGRNPDYWQAGLPKLETLRFPAYPGNDRANLALVFDEVDWAGNFVPAIDRVFVNRRPDAHGYWFPLTGSSIFLYANTTRAPFDDVRVRKALSMAIDRELLVDVALYRYSKPADATGLSDAYSTWRDSIAVASGDWVHHDATRAAALLDEAGIKRGADGKRRLPDGKALNYEIYAVSGWSDWVRAAQVIARGLREVGIDATVRTYDFSAWFQRVQEGNFDLTLGWSFEGPTPYTFYQWLMAAATVKPTGEASMGNWHRYGSAAATRALAAFEVEADSLAQHRLCAELQRVFVAEAPAIPLYPNPSWAEYNTARTEGFPSREDPYADASPNKYDRGEVLLVLTRLAPRQVGR encoded by the coding sequence ATGGCGCCACGGGCCGTTCGCGTCGTCGTGGTGCTCGCCACCGCCGCGGCACTTGCATTCGCGATCGCAGGATGCGCTCGGCGGCGCGAGGCACCGCCGAGTGGCGTGCTGGTTGTTTCGCAGGAACAGCAGGGCTCGTGGGTACGCAACTTCAATCCCCTCACCACCGCAACCGCCGCACGCTGGCCGACGATGGCTGGTATCTACGAGCCTCTGTTCGTGTTCAACAGCGTGAAGGGCACGTCGGTCCCCTGGCTGGCGACGGCGAGGGAATGGCGCGAAGGCAATCGCGTGTTTCGCGTCACGATGCGTGCCGGCGTGCGGTGGTCCGATGGGCAGGCGTTCACGGCCCGCGACGTCGCGTTCACCTTCGGACTCCTCAAGCGATTCCCCGCGCTCGACCGGCGCGGCGTCTGGGGATTCCTCGAGAGCGTGAAAGCGGTCGATGAGCACACGGTCGACTTCCGATTCAAGCGCATCTTCATTCCCGGTGCAGACGAGATCGTGGCCCAGCAGATCGTCCCGGAGCATGATTGGTCGAGCGTGAAGGACCCGGTGTCATTTGCGAACGAGCATCCCGTAGCGACCGGGCCATTTACCGTAGTGAAGACGTTCGAGAACCAGGTCTACGAACTCGGGCGCAACCCCGACTACTGGCAGGCCGGGCTTCCGAAGCTGGAAACCCTCCGATTTCCGGCCTACCCCGGGAACGATCGCGCCAACCTCGCGCTCGTGTTCGACGAGGTAGACTGGGCCGGCAACTTCGTGCCCGCGATCGATCGCGTGTTCGTGAATCGTCGGCCCGACGCGCACGGATACTGGTTTCCGCTGACCGGAAGCAGCATCTTTCTCTATGCCAACACGACCCGCGCGCCATTCGATGACGTGCGAGTGCGCAAGGCACTCAGCATGGCGATCGATCGCGAACTGCTGGTAGACGTCGCGCTCTATCGCTACTCCAAGCCGGCCGACGCTACGGGCCTCAGCGATGCGTATTCGACCTGGCGCGATTCCATCGCGGTGGCAAGTGGCGACTGGGTGCATCACGATGCGACTCGCGCAGCAGCGCTGCTCGACGAAGCCGGAATCAAGCGGGGCGCTGACGGCAAGCGACGCCTCCCGGACGGCAAGGCGCTGAACTACGAAATCTACGCGGTCTCCGGCTGGTCGGATTGGGTGCGCGCCGCACAGGTCATCGCGCGCGGATTGCGTGAGGTGGGCATCGACGCCACCGTGCGCACCTATGACTTCAGCGCGTGGTTCCAACGGGTCCAGGAAGGCAACTTCGACCTGACACTTGGCTGGTCGTTCGAGGGGCCGACGCCCTATACCTTCTATCAGTGGCTCATGGCCGCTGCCACGGTGAAGCCGACGGGCGAGGCATCGATGGGAAACTGGCATCGTTATGGGAGCGCCGCTGCGACGCGCGCTCTCGCGGCATTCGAAGTGGAAGCAGATTCCCTCGCGCAGCATCGGTTGTGCGCCGAGCTGCAGCGCGTGTTCGTGGCGGAAGCACCTGCGATTCCGCTCTACCCGAATCCTTCATGGGCCGAGTACAACACGGCTCGCACCGAGGGATTTCCGTCACGTGAGGACCCTTACGCGGACGCATCGCCGAATAAGTACGATCGCGGCGAAGTGCTGCTCGTGCTGACGCGACTCGCCCCGAGACAGGTGGGGCGATGA
- a CDS encoding glycoside hydrolase family 16 protein, whose amino-acid sequence MTRVRKRIGHVGVFVVCVFTIIAGSVACTKHPTKTQWELVWQDEFDGAVGQLPDPSRWTFDVGTDWGNGQLEYDTARPENVSLDGSGNLAIIAREEPYQSRNYTSGRINTRNRFDQAGGRFEARMRLPRGRGLWPAFWLLGSNLDTVPWPGCGEIDIMEFRGQEPSLLHGSLHGPGYSGGNAITNSYSVPGVPLDSTFHLYAVEWTSSSIAWSIDDHVYFTVVPSQIPSGAWWVFNHPFFVVLDLAVGGSFVGPPDASTVFPQRLLVDYVRVYRRD is encoded by the coding sequence ATGACACGAGTCCGCAAGCGGATCGGCCACGTTGGGGTGTTCGTCGTGTGCGTGTTCACGATCATCGCCGGAAGCGTCGCCTGCACCAAACACCCCACGAAGACGCAGTGGGAGCTCGTGTGGCAGGACGAATTCGACGGCGCCGTCGGCCAACTACCTGATCCATCCCGCTGGACGTTTGACGTCGGCACCGACTGGGGCAACGGGCAACTCGAATACGACACGGCGCGACCGGAGAACGTTTCACTCGACGGCTCCGGGAATCTGGCCATCATCGCGCGTGAAGAGCCCTACCAAAGCCGCAACTACACGTCGGGCCGGATCAACACGCGCAATCGTTTCGACCAGGCGGGCGGACGATTTGAAGCACGGATGCGCCTGCCGCGCGGGCGCGGCCTGTGGCCCGCGTTCTGGCTGCTGGGATCCAACCTGGACACGGTCCCGTGGCCGGGGTGCGGCGAGATCGACATCATGGAATTCAGGGGCCAGGAACCGAGCCTGCTTCACGGCAGCCTGCACGGCCCGGGCTATTCCGGCGGCAACGCGATCACGAATTCCTATTCGGTTCCGGGAGTTCCGCTCGACTCCACGTTTCATCTCTACGCCGTGGAATGGACTTCTTCCTCCATCGCGTGGTCCATCGATGATCACGTCTACTTCACCGTCGTTCCCTCCCAGATCCCGAGTGGCGCGTGGTGGGTGTTCAATCACCCGTTCTTCGTGGTTCTCGACCTCGCCGTCGGCGGCAGCTTCGTCGGGCCTCCAGACGCCTCGACTGTATTTCCCCAGCGGCTGCTGGTTGACTATGTCCGCGTCTATAGGCGCGACTGA
- a CDS encoding ROK family transcriptional regulator — translation MKPTNGEGHSGARSTGTQVGTLTQATLRIIWQEHRISRAEIARRAGLSRSTVTEIVDELLTTGLVSEVGVGPSRGGRPPIVLEFNYQAGCILGVDMGATHVAVALTDLRGEVLGWQHRFHSVRTDPVGTRALIAELCTKCLDSEPGSRKRLLGVGVAVPCPVDPKHPDHFSTLVLPDWRGRGELKSLATRFRVPLFVDNDANLGALAERWWGAGRGVDDFAYVKVATGVGSGHFLQGDVYRGATGVAGEIGHLAIDPNGRPCVCGLRGCLATLVGAPALVERAAELRARFPNSILSQTSPTIETIEDAALLGDPLAMQIVTEAAGHLGIAIAGLLNLMNPRLVIVGGGIARLGDRLLEPLREVIRSRTLVSSLAVAEVRTSELGPRSIAVGAATYVLVAALDDMRLFPCAREHSRSA, via the coding sequence ATGAAGCCAACAAACGGCGAGGGGCATTCCGGAGCGCGTTCCACGGGCACGCAGGTCGGAACGCTCACGCAGGCGACCCTGCGGATCATCTGGCAAGAACACCGTATCTCCCGCGCGGAGATCGCGCGGCGCGCCGGGCTCTCCCGCTCCACGGTCACGGAAATCGTGGATGAACTTCTCACGACGGGGCTGGTCTCCGAAGTCGGCGTCGGACCCTCACGCGGCGGCCGACCGCCGATCGTGCTCGAGTTCAACTATCAAGCGGGTTGCATTCTGGGCGTCGACATGGGCGCCACGCACGTCGCGGTGGCGCTCACCGACCTGCGCGGGGAAGTGCTCGGCTGGCAGCACCGCTTCCACTCGGTTCGCACTGATCCGGTCGGCACGCGGGCGCTCATCGCGGAATTGTGCACGAAGTGCCTCGACTCGGAGCCGGGAAGTCGCAAGAGGCTGCTTGGGGTCGGCGTCGCCGTTCCGTGCCCGGTGGATCCGAAGCACCCCGATCATTTCTCCACACTGGTACTCCCCGACTGGCGCGGCCGCGGCGAACTCAAGTCACTCGCGACACGCTTTCGCGTGCCGCTGTTCGTGGACAACGACGCCAACCTCGGCGCACTCGCGGAACGCTGGTGGGGCGCGGGCCGCGGCGTGGATGATTTCGCGTACGTCAAGGTGGCGACCGGCGTGGGCTCCGGGCACTTCCTCCAGGGCGATGTCTATCGTGGTGCGACCGGGGTGGCGGGCGAGATTGGCCACCTGGCGATCGATCCGAACGGCAGGCCGTGCGTTTGCGGGCTGCGCGGATGCCTGGCGACGCTGGTCGGGGCGCCGGCACTGGTCGAACGCGCTGCGGAACTGCGCGCCCGCTTTCCGAACAGCATCCTCTCCCAGACCTCGCCCACGATCGAGACCATCGAGGATGCCGCTCTCTTGGGCGATCCGCTCGCGATGCAGATCGTGACCGAGGCGGCAGGCCACCTCGGCATCGCAATCGCGGGCCTGCTCAATCTCATGAATCCGCGTCTGGTGATCGTCGGCGGCGGCATCGCACGGCTGGGCGACCGATTGTTGGAGCCGCTGCGTGAGGTGATTCGCAGCCGGACGCTCGTGAGTTCCCTTGCAGTCGCCGAAGTGCGAACCAGCGAGCTGGGTCCTCGGTCGATTGCGGTCGGTGCGGCGACTTACGTGCTGGTGGCGGCGCTCGACGACATGCGCCTCTTTCCTTGCGCGCGAGAGCACTCGAGGAGCGCATGA
- a CDS encoding IS3 family transposase (programmed frameshift), producing MRKSRFSEPQIVAVLKEGEAGVPVTEILRKHGISRNTYFNWKSRYSGAEVSDLKRLRDLETENARLKKLYSDLALENAAIKELLHRKPVTPSAKREAIAILVVELGLSISRGCRIVRFSRAAHYRVPQSAVERDGEVIAALREIVEKSPRAGFWKCFDRLRQPLTAPSQLNQIWALDFMSDALYGGRKFRTLNVIDEGNREALAIEASTSIPSVRVVRVLEELVATYGKPEALRMDNGPEFTAEVLRDWCRKHAVDPRHIQRGKPDQNAYVERFNRSYREEVLDAYLFASIEEVRGLTEEWIDDDNGERPHDSLNGLPPQVFMSRLQPTGESSSELAA from the exons ATGCGCAAGTCTCGTTTCAGCGAACCGCAGATCGTCGCCGTGCTGAAGGAAGGCGAGGCCGGGGTTCCGGTCACCGAGATCCTCCGCAAGCACGGGATCAGCCGCAACACGTACTTCAACTGGAAGTCGCGCTACAGCGGGGCCGAGGTGTCGGACCTCAAACGCCTGCGCGATCTGGAGACCGAGAACGCGCGGTTGAAGAAGCTGTACAGCGATCTCGCACTCGAGAACGCGGCGATCAAGGAGCTCCTGCACCGAAAAC CGGTGACGCCGTCCGCGAAGCGAGAGGCCATCGCGATCCTGGTCGTTGAGCTCGGGTTGTCGATCAGCCGGGGATGCCGGATCGTTCGGTTCTCGCGGGCGGCGCACTACCGGGTACCTCAATCAGCGGTCGAACGCGACGGCGAAGTGATCGCCGCCCTGCGGGAGATCGTCGAGAAGTCGCCGCGAGCCGGGTTCTGGAAGTGCTTCGATCGACTGCGGCAACCGCTGACGGCGCCGTCTCAGCTGAATCAGATCTGGGCGCTCGACTTCATGTCGGACGCGCTGTACGGCGGGCGGAAGTTCCGCACGCTGAACGTGATCGACGAGGGCAATCGCGAAGCGCTGGCGATCGAAGCATCGACTTCGATCCCGAGCGTGCGCGTGGTGCGAGTGCTGGAGGAACTGGTGGCAACTTACGGCAAGCCGGAGGCGCTGCGGATGGACAACGGGCCCGAGTTCACCGCCGAGGTCCTCCGGGACTGGTGTCGGAAACACGCGGTGGATCCGCGGCACATCCAGCGAGGGAAGCCGGATCAGAACGCCTATGTCGAGCGCTTCAATCGGAGCTATCGCGAGGAAGTGCTCGATGCCTATCTGTTCGCATCGATCGAGGAGGTGCGAGGCCTGACCGAAGAATGGATCGACGACGACAACGGCGAGCGGCCGCACGACAGCCTCAACGGGTTACCGCCGCAGGTGTTCATGTCGAGGCTCCAACCGACCGGTGAGTCCAGTTCTGAACTGGCTGCTTGA